The Eschrichtius robustus isolate mEscRob2 chromosome 16, mEscRob2.pri, whole genome shotgun sequence DNA segment aagggaattccctggctgtgcagtggttaggactctgtgcttccactgcagggggcagatccctggggaactaagatcctgcatgccgtgcaacgtggccaaaaaataaaaaaacacacaaaaaaagaatgttaaaaaaaaaaagagctgagttACAGGGGCTTTAAGAGGGAGGATATCAGCGGTGAAGAGATGAAAACAGCAGTTCTGGTCCACGTGGCAGAGGAATTTGGTAGCTAAAAGGAAGGGTCAAAGTCAaaccaaagatttttaaaatttgcttttgctCCTTAAAGCTACAAGTTTGTGCTTATTTAAATGGAGAACAGGTACTGAGGGGTGAGGAGGAGGCTGGAGGCACTCGAGAGCAAGGCCACATCCCTCGGCAGGCAGCAAGGGAGGGGCTCCAGGGAGCAGGGAGGACCAGACAGCGAGGCATCGGGATGGCCTGAGGCCCCTGGGAGAGCATATCAAGGGGGGTCTGCTGAGAAAGGGTGAGGTAAGGCCATGGTGGGCCTGGGAGCTTGGGGAGCAGGGGACACCAGGACAGCGGCCCCAAGATTACGGCAGAGAGGAGGGTAGGCTAGCAGGGGCGAGGGTCGTGGAGGGGCCTCATCTGCGGATTTTCCCCGGGCAGCTTTCTGTAACTAAGGCACAGGAATGGAGGGAGAAGGAAGCTACCAGGGTTTGAACTGGACACAGTGAAAGGCTGAGATGCTCTTGGAAGGTGACCTTGACCCTTACGACTCCTGGGGCTCTTGTCTACACTGGGGACGCTGGAGTCTCTGGTCCTCTCCACACCCAGCCGTTAATGAACTCAGGACCAGAATCTCTCACAGGGCTCGTTGTCCACAGCAGTGACCAAGTTCAATAATGCACTGgatttcttccagcttctgtcTACCCTGCTGTTCTCAGGAATCATCTCCTAAAATAAATCATCTGCACACGAGCCCTGACCTCAGGTTCTGCTCTCAGGGAACCTAGGCTAAGACAGTTGGACAGGATAGGGTTTAGTACCCCGGAATTAAGATTTGGTTGTGATACCTAAGTAAAAATACATTGCTTTTTCACATGTGCcaccttttactttttaaaaaatttgtttatctCACCATAGCCCTGAAAAGCAAGTGAGGCAGGGGTTAGTATTCCTTTAGGATAAGGAAACTAAGAGCAGAGGAAAACAGAACACTCTGCACTTCTCTCTGGTTTCTAAATagggtgaaaaaaaatcaattatttaaatGAGACAAAGTGAAAACAATCACATTGAGTTTGTTTCAGTAAGTTATGCAAAAACAAGGTTATTAGGTTAGAGTTCATAGTTTGAAGGTCTAAAATATCAACTTCACATGTTGCTCCTACTATTAGGATGTTCAATTTTTTAAGTCTCATAAAGTGGtcaaaggttttgtttttgttattggagtagagttgatttacaatgttgtgttagtttctgctgtacagcaaagtgaatcagttatacatatatcaactctttttttagCTTCCTTCCCCCTATAGGccattgagttccctgtgctatacggtaggtacTTATcagttacctgttttatatatagaagtgtgtatatgtcaatcccagtctccaaaGGTTATTTTAATGGTTCCATCctatgaaaaaattatattttggggGATCGTTAAAAAGCAACTTTATTCCATGGTTTTTCATTCTGTTGCCAAGAAGCTACCTAAGCGCTTGTCAAATTACCTAGAACATGTCATTTGGGTGAGGATTGTTTGTGTCACAGTTCCAGTTTTTGACTTTGaaattatacttttttctttacccaAAACATGCATTTTATGCAACCAaggacaacaaaaaacaaacatcacAACTATTGCCACCTAGAGATGATAATTTATTGTTTTACCATGATCCTGAAGAGAAACAACATAAAGAGAATATTTATTACAAATCCCCACAATTTCCTTCCCCCACCTCACTACTCTAAAATTTGCCAGACACCATCGGCCTCCTAAAATGGACCACTGACTATAAATGCGTTTACCAATTGATTTTGCTGCCATTTCTCACGACTGAAACTTTAGTGCTCAATCAAATGACTATTTTCAGTGGAGGAGTTtcctagctttaaaaaaaaaaaacccttttcctctaaaattccATTATTTACTGAAAGAAGCAGTTCTAGAAATGTTAATGAGgattttaaatgaacaaattcaATCAAAAAATCATTCACTGAACATCTACCAAACATCTGGACGCTTCAaagatcagggaaatgaaaaggcCAGGTTTTAACAGCAATAACTTAATTCTGCGGATATACAAAGACAAGTCAGTTTCTTTTCGTCTAATTTATTCTAAGAAACTAGGAACTGACAAAACAGGAAAGGTTTGTTTTATCCAGTCTACAGATAAACAAGACAATGCCTGAGTTAGCTCTCTATATAGATTTAGGCTTATCGTGTTGACCTGGGTGTAAATAACCTCTATTTAACTAAAAGTTAGTAAAAATACTTATGTTCATGTTAAAATAATCGCTGATTTTGCTTACATATCCCGCCCCTTGCCCCTAAACTCATAGATTTTTAGAACAAGATTTTCCTGTGTCGTCACAACCTGCTtccccctgcccagccctctCACGTAAGAACCCCTGCAACCAGCAGAAGCACGTCTAAATCTAATATGCTTTGTCCTCGCTCGGCGGAATAAAACCTTACTCTGTCAAGTGGCCGAAGTGGaggtagggggtggggaaggcaggcGAGCACTGGCCCCCAGCACACGCCCAGcagtctctcttctctccctccgcACGCAGGGCTCCCTCCCCACTCTTCCACAGCTGGGAGTCTGGCCCCTACAACCCTCCCCCCACACTCTCCTTCCTAGCAAACCTGACCTTGTCGGGAGATGAAACAATAGCGACTCAGGCAGCTGCCCCGACCCTTCCCTGGACCAAAGGAACTTGAAACCCGCATCTGAAACTGGAATGAAATCCCAGTTTCAGCATCACCTTTCAATCCCTCACAGAACTTACTCTTTGTATCTTAACGCACTCAGCCTGACTGCTTAACGAGTGCTTGCTGAAGggagaaaatttaattttaagaccAATTAACTTTGCTGATTACTGTGTAATTTGAAGTGAGCCATGATTCTTTAGTGAATGGAGGTGAGAATCTCAacgattaaaagaaaaacaaaacaaaaaacctgttaaAATAACAGCAGACCATTGTTCAGAAGTCAACCTAATGCCCACTCTTTACCTTCTTCCACTGTTTTAGGATAAGAGAAAAACATGAGGTTTGTGGTATCCACTGTTAAACAGAACCAGACAATATGAAACTAAGTTCTCATGTTAAGACATTCTGTATTATGAGATGTCCAAAATAGTTCCCAAACTTTCGTTTGACCTGCAGAATTGGAGATGGCTTACCTCCCTATAACTTCAAGTTTGTTTTACAAAGCTCTGAAAAGTAAAAcagataatttcatttttagatataataaaaaattaatttgaatagCAAAATAAGTAACTACTTTTCAATGTACAGTAGTGTGTCCATTCTAAAAACGAAACCTAAATGTTAGGGAAACTTTTCAAATAATGCTTTTTATTATATTCTCCAGTAGTAGCTGAAATAAAAATCTACTCTAACTTCTATGAAAAGATCTATTTATACCActtaatttcctcttctctgaTTCGACGTTTCACTTTGCAATCTGCAGACCTTCACGTGGTTTCCCAGCTGGGGAACCATAGCCCCCTCATCAGCATTTCTGAGAAGTTGCACAGAGTGGGACCCACAAACACATGGCTCCGCTGGTAAGTACTGCTGTCACTGTGTGACTACGTTTTAATACTGTTACTCCAATTCACACGATGACTCTTCCGTGAGGATGGTAGGGTGAACCTGGTTAGCTAGCTTTAGATGAGGACGTCAGGACGACGAGATCCTGCAATAAAAGGTGATCAACTCTaggataaaaattagaaaaaagttcTTTCCCAGCTATGAATCTTCACAAGCCCTCTCTAATCACAGGCCAGGGGAAGTGAGTGGAGCAAAGAGGGTACACAGGAGACAGCTGAGACAGGAATATTGCAAAATGCTTCTCAAGCCTTCCTGCAGTCCCAGGGACTGGAtgcctgtgtgtctgttttcCAGGGAAGAGCCCATCCTGGTGTTTTCCTATCCCAAGTTTTCTAAGCACAGAAATTTAAGAGTTAGTGGAGGAAGCAGGACTATGCTTCACACCATTGGGTCAAGGTAAGTGGTCCCACTGGCCCTCCCAGGACACGCCCTCTTCTTGACTGATGGGGGCAGACCTTCTTCCTCCCCCGACAAGCTCAGAgaacccattctccttgcttgaaaTGGTGATCTGGCAGCTAAGCGGTCAACTTCCTGGCTTTGAAGAGAACACTCTCAGGAAGCTGCAGATGTTTCTAGAACTGTTCCATTTTAGTGCCCTAGTCACCTGTCTCTCCTAGCGATTCCACTCATCTCCTAAGCTCTTGGCTTGATAAGCACCAAACTATGAAGGTTTTTTTCTCGTTTTCCCCTTTCTCAGTTCTGTGAACTGACTTGTTTATGACCACATCAACTTCTTCACTACTCCAAAACTTTGCTCTTTTGGAGTGATGTGTTCTGtcaaatagattaaaataaaaatacactatcTGTTTACAGGGAATATACAGAATAAAACAGGGGCTGGAGGTACAAAACACAGACACTGACACTATGGTCATACAAAATATATAGAAGTACCCAACATTAACAATTTTTGTCAGAAGTTGTACATTTTGCTATTTCTTTAGCAttttcccacatttttttttttttttccttctgtggatCCTCTGGAGTTAAGATCGAGCTTCCTCTGCAGTGTTTCTGAAATTCAACACATGATTGGGACATACTGACGGAATTCATTTTCTGTCCAAAGCAATGAGTGCTACACATTAAAGTTTTCCTcacatataatattaataatgtttaTTTACAGTGTGAGTTTTCTGATGCTAAGGGCTGAGATGTGATTAAAGGCTTTGCCATATTTATCACATTCAAGAGGTTCCTTCCTGGGATGACTTCTCTGATGCCAGGTAAGATGTGAATTGTCTTAGGTATCAAACGTGTCAACCTCTCTGTACATATTTAGCACAGTTTCACTTTTATGCCTTTAATAAAATACTAAGTGCCTTCCATATCAAGATGCCTCATACATCTGTAGTCTTAGGCTTTAGCCTTGCCTGCCAGGATGAAGTAGAAACAAATGCCCCAGAACTTGAAGACTTATACTTCTCTTCCTGGCAAGGTtaaggtatatttttaaaaacccctcAAAAACTTCCACTGGGTCAACTAGCATGCTAACAGTGAACTAGAGTACTGAACCTGTTAACATACTTCAGCCAGTCGAGAACTTTCAGATGAGTATCCTGAGCACTAATTTAGATGTCGTAAGCCTTTTGGGCCATGACTCTATTACACTTTGCGCTGAAGAGCTGATAAATGAATGCAATGCAGATGGTTTTATAAACAGTGGTAGCCTGTCTTCTTCAGAAAACTTGTCTTCAAATAGCTGCTTCAAGGAGTCCATCTGCTGAAGATCTGGAGCAACGCCCGTGGCCATCCCACACAGTCAGTACGATGTCCCAGGAAATGGGAATTAAATGTGGGGCACAGGCTATAGTTAActtccattaaaaagaaataatggctgaatcaTGTCCGCATAAAAAAGCCAACGTGGGTGGACCTGACCAGTGTTCTTTCCCTCTTCACAACAGTCGGTGCTTCGATCGGTGTCTGGAGTTAAGCACCTCACTGCTTTCAGTTGCTTCCTGGCAGCAAAAGTCTTTGCTCAAAAGCATCAGCAGTTTTCTACGTGACCACCACTATGTCTCACTCTTTGAAGAAAATTCCTAAAAGCATTTCTTCTACCTTCCCTTACTATAAAAAGTTACTTAGGTGCGCTCTTCTGGAGTCTCTCTCCTGTTTTTCTTAAATTGGATGGATAGAATACTCTGGTCACCAGCTGACTTCCTTAAAGTTCCCCCAGGCAACACAGATGCAACTGCTTAGGAGCTACCGGGAAGCTGGAGTTGGTCCAAGTTATAGAGAGAGGCCAGAGAAAAAGTGCTGTTTGGCCCGGAGCTGAGGCCACAGCTGCCCCCACCTCCATGGTTCCCCGTGAAGTGGCACTGTCTCATAGGCTTGGGTTGTTGGCTAGCAAACCAGTGACgagtgacagttttagttcttgaCGGAAAATCTCAAACTCTATGTGAGGGGTCTCCCATTATGGGGCTAGTCTTCAGGTGTGTTCTTAGTCTGTTTCTAAGTCCCTGCAGGGCTGTCCACAGTCATTCACGTGCTCTCACGAGCAGTTACCTCTACCCAAGGCCCTGATGACTTCCTATGTGACCCACGCTGCTTGGGTCTCTTGTGTGTGCATCTGAAAATGGTCTGTCGCTGGCTTCTACGCAGAAGCTAACGCATCCTCCTGCACAGATGATGGGAAAGATCAAAGTTTCATAACCTCACCTCAGTCTCTAGTGatgagaaacagaaaagacaTTGTGCGGTATGACTACAATACGACCAACCACATCTTAGCACGTTGGTGAGCTTCTCAGAGCAACAGACACGTTTAGTAATTGCCAGCTAACGATCTCAAATGTCTTTTCAAAGTTTCTGGaaggtgtggggaaaaaaaaatgctcccTCCAATGTTCCTTTTTCTGAAAAGCAACAGAAATCACATCTTTTGAACTTTAAAGTTACAAATGATTCACAAAGTGCCCAAATCATCACGTTGTTCaggagctcactgaagaaattcTGGTTAAGATCTTTGCCATCTTTGCCTTAGTAAGTGATCACATTGTTCTTTAAGATGATGGATGACAACAAAGTCGTTTCTGACATTTCATGGTATTTACTCTCTGATCCGTGTCTAGATAGTCTATGCTGGTGGCTGACCAGCACCCTTCGTTTATATTTAGGACAAAACTAGCATGCGACCCTAGAGCTTTAGCCACGCCTCGGGCTCACAAGCTGGGCCAGGCTACCGTATTTCAGGTACTCGTGACTCACAGGCCTTGTCGTGAATGTACAAGTCCTGCTAGAAGTCAGGTCTAATGAGCACTTCTCATGTGGTCAGCACTGTGTCCAGGGCTGTCGGGGATATAAATATATCCCCCGATGAGAGAAGCATCTCTTTTGGGGAGTGATGAAAACTTTCCCACACGGAACAACGAAAGATTCAAAGACAGTATGCAATCAAGTGCTAACCTGTGGAGAAACGCAGTTAGGAGTGCGATAGTGCTTTAGGGAATTTGGGCATTTTGCGAAGGGAGAGAAGTGTTTTGAATCACGGTTGCCATTTCAGTAGGATTTATCTCAGTCATGAGGAGGGAACCATCTACATCTGCGGCCGTCCTTTGGAACTGTAGACTGGTGCGCATGCCCTCTCTTTcaggaagagatagaaatctTTGGTTTGATACTGACAGCGCAGTCCTAGATTTCTATAGCTTTGGTAGGCTGCCAGTGACTGTACAGAACTTACCGTATATACATATAACTAGTTTGAGCAGCATGTGCCGATGTAGTTTTTGTTCAAACTGTCCCTCTTTTTTGAGAAATAGGGTTCAGCAAGACGTTGGCCCAGTAGGGCGTTTGCGGCAAGCAGGTTTTGAACCTCAGTGTCATTTTCACAGAGCCGATCTTAGTCTTTCAATTATGTACTGTGGTTGCGAAGAGTTCAAGAGCGCCTTAAAGGTCTCCTCATTACTGAAAGCTTGAcattttcctgtgtgtgtgcttCTATCCTGTGTGGAAACAGCATGTGGATTATCCATCCCTATGACTAGCATTTCCCTGCAGGGGCTGTGGAAGAATTATACGCCCACAGACTAGGCAAAGGCAGAACACTGCTGATGTAACTGTAAGGATCCgtaactgtgatttttttttttaacctgttgaggctgttttttttcccctccatggGCACACAtctctgaaataattttagaaacgAAAAGGGGAAATGGCTTGTTGACAAATTCTTGCTTTACACACAGCTTTTCAGGAATGCTCCGAAAGCATCGAGGGAGGCGGGGCTATACTCGGAGGCTCGCTCTCTGGTGTGGATTCTGTGATGCAGAGTGAGGGTCGAGCTCCGGGTGAAGGCCTTGCCGCACTTCGTGCACTTATAGGGCTTTTCTCGGGTGTGAATTCTCCGATGCAAAATAAGGTATGAGTTTCGGTTGAAAGCCTTTCCACATTCACTACATTCATAGGGCTTTTCCCCCGTGTGGATTCTCTGATGCTTAGTGAGGTCTGAGCTCTGGCTGAAGGCCTTCCCACACTCGTTACATTCGTAGGGTTTCTCCCCAGAGTGGATCCGCTGATGCAGAATGAGATTTGAACTGTGACTGAAGGCTttgccacactcattacattCATGAGGCTTCTCTCCTGTGTGGATTCGCTGATGCAGGACAAGGTTTGAGTTAagactgaaggctttcccacactcaCTACATTCATAGGGCTTTTCTCCGGTGTGGATTATCTTATGGCGAATAAGGCTTGAACTCCTTGTGAAGcatttaccacattcatcacatctGTGGGACTTCGCTCCTGTCGGAACTTCTTCAGGGGTGTTGAAGTTTGAGCTCAGACTGAAGCTTCTCCCCAGTCCTTTACCCTTTTCCCTTGGACCTCGCTCTCCtgtgctggggttttttttttccttgactgtAGCTGGCCCCggatctctcttttcttttccagttttctccTCAGGGTTTCTCTGCTGCCTTTCTACTACTCTGCCCTGCTGTTCACGTTTTTCTCCGAaatctttctggaattttcctgTGGTCTCCCCATGTGATGCTGAGTCTTCTGCAATTTCAGCCTTTGAGGTGGACTCCTCATTCTCATTCCTGTTTTCACAACCTGACACgataaatagaaaatacaaatagcaTCTTTTTCTGTTGAATATGTGGGTTACTCAAGTGACACTGTTTTCCAGGAAGCTTCTACCTGCCTGCAAAATGACCTCACAATATTAACtggagataaaatagtagaaaaacaagggaaaaaacaTAGGGACAACAGGGAGTAGAATTGGGAAATGAGAGGGCAGGCAAAGCGTGGAAAGGACAACGGAGGGAGCGTGCAGAGAGGCCAGGAGGGAGCAGAGGGAACAGAACCAGGCGAGGAAGGACGGAAGGCATGAGGAATTAAGGAACATAAGAGGTCACAACTCATGGTTCTATAATTTGGTCACCCGGTAATtaatttgaaagaataaatacacattaaaaaaatcatggtccagggacttccctggcggtccagtggttaagaccccgtgcttccaatgcagggggtgtggcttcaatccctggttggggaactaagagcccacatgctgtgaggctaagaaaaaaatttaaaaaaaaaatcatgttccaGTTCTAATTAAGAATTtatgagttaaaaaaaagagagaacggACAGGTCTTTCCTAGAAAATGATAAGTGGTATTACCAGAAAGAAAGGAAtgcaattaataaaagaaaagcaaatactccGCCAATTCTGTGAGATTTTTATTGACAAGGTGATAGTTAACAGGCAAAACAAAGAGCG contains these protein-coding regions:
- the LOC137778673 gene encoding zinc finger protein with KRAB and SCAN domains 1-like isoform X2, whose protein sequence is MKYSQHSTLPATHVPAPHHEGGPRDQAMASALFSADSQAMVKIEDMAVSLILEEWGCQNLARRNLNRDTRQENYGNVISQGCENRNENEESTSKAEIAEDSASHGETTGKFQKDFGEKREQQGRVVERQQRNPEEKTGKEKRDPGPATVKEKKNPSTGERGPREKGKGLGRSFSLSSNFNTPEEVPTGAKSHRCDECGKCFTRSSSLIRHKIIHTGEKPYECSECGKAFSLNSNLVLHQRIHTGEKPHECNECGKAFSHSSNLILHQRIHSGEKPYECNECGKAFSQSSDLTKHQRIHTGEKPYECSECGKAFNRNSYLILHRRIHTREKPYKCTKCGKAFTRSSTLTLHHRIHTRERASEYSPASLDAFGAFLKSCV